A single window of Dendropsophus ebraccatus isolate aDenEbr1 chromosome 5, aDenEbr1.pat, whole genome shotgun sequence DNA harbors:
- the LOC138794193 gene encoding taste receptor type 2 member 4-like, protein MDALQITLIAISYVTAIISLPGNIFIIVVNIVDSHRNRERTLGDRLIFYFSIFTFLHGLIEMLILCLVLLTSYSNVIHFTMYFSMCTLWFSALLSIHYCLKIVTIHHWFYIRLQRGFPKSFPWIHLAFFLGFAFINFSSNLDKKQECLLNTTDPQAGSVQISPRCAWLTLIFLIICALCTFLSSVSASTILISLCKHMKRIQENSGASGSPNIAAHIRAVRTVSTLMVTNILIFISMAIMILEQETWIYLFDSSIFICYTFSSYFFIKGTKKLERMLAEILNQSACLSGD, encoded by the coding sequence ATGGATGCTCTACAGATAACCCTCATAGCTATCAGTTATGTGACTGCGATCATCTCTTTACCTGGAAACATCTTCATCATAGTTGTGAATATTGTAGATTCCCACAGGAACAGAGAACGAACATTAGGTGATCGGCTTATATTCTACTTCAGTATCTTCACCTTTCTCCATGGACTTATTGAAATGTTAATATTGTGCTTAGTTCTATTAACATCCTACAGTAATGTTATACATTTCACCATGTACTTTAGCATGTGTACCTTATGGTTCTCGGCCCTCCTTAGTATACATTACTGTCTGAAGATTGTCACTATTCACCATTGGTTCTACATTCGTCTCCAGAGAGGATTTCCTAAGTCATTTCCTTGGATTCATCTGGCTTTCTTCCTTGGATTCGCCTTTATTAATTTTTCTTCTAATCTGGACAAAAAGCAGGAGTGTCTACTAAACACAACGGATCCCCAGGCTGGATCTGTTCAGATCTCTCCAAGATGTGCCTGGTTAACACTGATCTTCCTGATTATTTGTGCCTTGTGCACTTTCCTCAGCTCGGTATCGGCATcaaccatcctcatctctttgtgtaaacacatGAAGAGAATCCAGGAGAATAGCGGGGCCTCCGGATCTCCTAATATAGCGGCTCATATCCGTGCGGTCAGAACAGTCTCTACTTTAATGGTGACCAATATCCTGAtatttatttctatggccatAATGATCTTGGAGCAAGAAACCTGGATTTATCTATTTGATAGTTCGATTTTTATATGCTATACTTTTAGTTCCTACTTTTTTATTAAAGGTACAAAGAAACTGGAAAGGATGCTGGCCGAGATACTGAACCAATCTGCATGCCTTAGTGGTGACTGA